The proteins below come from a single Miscanthus floridulus cultivar M001 chromosome 1, ASM1932011v1, whole genome shotgun sequence genomic window:
- the LOC136501689 gene encoding oxysterol-binding protein-related protein 3A-like isoform X1 produces MGSKDQGGGAASSGGGFFSSFAAGMRSWGTAVHKSVNGLLGYEGLEVINPDGGTDDAEEEALKGRWKQEDRDSYWKMMHKYIGSDVTSLVTLPVIIFEPMTMLQKMAELMEYCELLDKADECEDPYMRMVYASTWAVSVYFAYQRPWKPFNPILGETYEMVNHQGITFLAEQVIHHPPMGVAHCENEHFTYDITSKLKTKFLGNSVEIYPVGRTRVTLKKSGVVLDLVPPLTKVNNLIFGRTWIDSPGEMVMTNLTTGDKVVLYFQPCGWFGAGRYEVDGYVYSAAEEPKIIITGKWNKSLSCQPCDQEGDPLPGTELKEIWRVAPTPQGDKYQYTHFAHKINSFDTAPKKLLASDSRLRPDRYALEKGDMSKSGAEKSRLEEQQRAEKRTREAKGEQFTPRWFNMTDVVAPTPWGDLEIYEYNGKYTEHRAAIDSSNVTDETDVTSIEFNPWQYGSSSS; encoded by the exons ATGGGATCCAAGGACCAGGGCGGAGGGGCCGCCTCCTCGGGCGGCGGCTTCTTCTCGTCGTTCGCCGCCGGCATGCGCAGCTGGGGCACCGCCGTCCACAAATCCGTCAACGG GCTGCTTGGTTATGAAGGCCTTGAAGTTATTAACCCCGATGGAGGCACAGATGATGCTGAAGAAGAAGCTTTGAAGGGACGATGGAAGCAGGAG GATCGTGATAGCTATTGGAAGATGATGCACAAGTACATCGGATCAGATGTTACATCACTTGTGACACTTCCAGTCATAATTTTTGAGCCAATGACAATGCTTCAGAAAATGGCCGAG TTGATGGAATACTGTGAATTGTTAGACAAAGCAGATGAATGTGAGGATCCATACATGCGTATGGTTTATGCTT CTACATGGGCTGTTTCGGTGTACTTTGCATATCAACGCCCATGGAAGCCTTTTAATCCTATCCTTGGAGAGACTTACGAGATGGTTAACCACCAGGGCATTACATTTCTTGCTGAGCAG GTAATCCATCATCCCCCAATGGGTGTTGCTCACTGCGAGAATGAACATTTTACTTATGATATCACGTCTAAGTTGAAGACGAAGTTCTTGGGAAATTCAGTGGAAATTTACCCAGTTGGAAG GACTAGAGTGACACTTAAAAAATCTGGTGTCGTGTTGGATTTGGTGCCACCGCTAACAAAGGTTAACAACCTGATATTTGGGCGCACTTGGATTGATTCTCCTGGAGAGATGGTCATGACAAACCTGACAACTGGAGACAAAGTTGTGCTATATTTCCAGCCATGCGGCTGGTTTGG GGCTGGCCGTTACGAGGTGGATGGGTACGTGTACAGTGCAGCAGAAGAACCCAAAATAATTATTACAGGGAAATGGAATAAGTCTCTGAGTTGCCAACCATGTGACCAAGAAGGCGATCCTCTTCCAGGCACGGAGCTGAAGGAG ATCTGGAGAGTTGCTCCTACCCCACAGGGCGACAAGTATCAGTACACACACTTTGCACACAAAATAAACAGCTTCGACACAGCACCTAAGAAGCTGTTGGCATCTGATTCGCGGTTGAGACCTGATAGATATGCCCTCGAGAAGGGCGACATGTCTAAGTCTGGCGCAGAGAAGAGCAG GCTTGAGGAACAACAGAGAGCTGAGAAAAGAACTCGAGAGGCCAAGGGCGAGCAATTTACTCCAAGATGGTTCAACATGACAGATGTGGTTGCTCCTACACCGTGGGGTGACCTGGAAATTTATGAATACAACGGCAAATACACAGAGCACCGGGCTGCCATAGACAGCTCCAATGTCACCGACGAGACAGATGTCACTTCAATCGAGTTCAACCCATGGCAATACGGTAGCTCATCTTCTTAA
- the LOC136501689 gene encoding oxysterol-binding protein-related protein 3C-like isoform X2 has product MLLGYEGLEVINPDGGTDDAEEEALKGRWKQEDRDSYWKMMHKYIGSDVTSLVTLPVIIFEPMTMLQKMAELMEYCELLDKADECEDPYMRMVYASTWAVSVYFAYQRPWKPFNPILGETYEMVNHQGITFLAEQVIHHPPMGVAHCENEHFTYDITSKLKTKFLGNSVEIYPVGRTRVTLKKSGVVLDLVPPLTKVNNLIFGRTWIDSPGEMVMTNLTTGDKVVLYFQPCGWFGAGRYEVDGYVYSAAEEPKIIITGKWNKSLSCQPCDQEGDPLPGTELKEIWRVAPTPQGDKYQYTHFAHKINSFDTAPKKLLASDSRLRPDRYALEKGDMSKSGAEKSRLEEQQRAEKRTREAKGEQFTPRWFNMTDVVAPTPWGDLEIYEYNGKYTEHRAAIDSSNVTDETDVTSIEFNPWQYGSSSS; this is encoded by the exons AT GCTGCTTGGTTATGAAGGCCTTGAAGTTATTAACCCCGATGGAGGCACAGATGATGCTGAAGAAGAAGCTTTGAAGGGACGATGGAAGCAGGAG GATCGTGATAGCTATTGGAAGATGATGCACAAGTACATCGGATCAGATGTTACATCACTTGTGACACTTCCAGTCATAATTTTTGAGCCAATGACAATGCTTCAGAAAATGGCCGAG TTGATGGAATACTGTGAATTGTTAGACAAAGCAGATGAATGTGAGGATCCATACATGCGTATGGTTTATGCTT CTACATGGGCTGTTTCGGTGTACTTTGCATATCAACGCCCATGGAAGCCTTTTAATCCTATCCTTGGAGAGACTTACGAGATGGTTAACCACCAGGGCATTACATTTCTTGCTGAGCAG GTAATCCATCATCCCCCAATGGGTGTTGCTCACTGCGAGAATGAACATTTTACTTATGATATCACGTCTAAGTTGAAGACGAAGTTCTTGGGAAATTCAGTGGAAATTTACCCAGTTGGAAG GACTAGAGTGACACTTAAAAAATCTGGTGTCGTGTTGGATTTGGTGCCACCGCTAACAAAGGTTAACAACCTGATATTTGGGCGCACTTGGATTGATTCTCCTGGAGAGATGGTCATGACAAACCTGACAACTGGAGACAAAGTTGTGCTATATTTCCAGCCATGCGGCTGGTTTGG GGCTGGCCGTTACGAGGTGGATGGGTACGTGTACAGTGCAGCAGAAGAACCCAAAATAATTATTACAGGGAAATGGAATAAGTCTCTGAGTTGCCAACCATGTGACCAAGAAGGCGATCCTCTTCCAGGCACGGAGCTGAAGGAG ATCTGGAGAGTTGCTCCTACCCCACAGGGCGACAAGTATCAGTACACACACTTTGCACACAAAATAAACAGCTTCGACACAGCACCTAAGAAGCTGTTGGCATCTGATTCGCGGTTGAGACCTGATAGATATGCCCTCGAGAAGGGCGACATGTCTAAGTCTGGCGCAGAGAAGAGCAG GCTTGAGGAACAACAGAGAGCTGAGAAAAGAACTCGAGAGGCCAAGGGCGAGCAATTTACTCCAAGATGGTTCAACATGACAGATGTGGTTGCTCCTACACCGTGGGGTGACCTGGAAATTTATGAATACAACGGCAAATACACAGAGCACCGGGCTGCCATAGACAGCTCCAATGTCACCGACGAGACAGATGTCACTTCAATCGAGTTCAACCCATGGCAATACGGTAGCTCATCTTCTTAA